A genome region from Triticum aestivum cultivar Chinese Spring chromosome 2B, IWGSC CS RefSeq v2.1, whole genome shotgun sequence includes the following:
- the LOC123046554 gene encoding uncharacterized protein — MGQVWASLQEKLQGRHWKERQVRKITDRVFDRLTEDTQKPEKDALKFEEVYIAVLCVYNDINKYLPGPHYDPPSKERLKELMKEFDIDMNGLLDREEFAEFIRKLTAESLCAISLKLIITLVAAPALALATKRATEGVPGVGKVVHKVPNAIYAAAITMAAVLIQRSAEGVE; from the exons ATGGGGCAGGTCTGGGCGTCTCTGCAAGAGAAGCTCCAAG GGCGGCACTGGAAGGAGAGGCAGGTGCGGAAGATCACCGACAGGGTGTTCGACCGGCTCACCGAGGATACCCAGAAGCCCGAGAAGGACGCCCTCAAGTTCGAGGAGGTCTACATCGCCGTCCTCTGCGTCTACAA TGACATCAACAAGTACTTGCCGGGGCCGCACTACGACCCTCCGTCCAAGGAGAGGCTCAAGGAACTCATGAAA GAGTTTGACATCGACATGAACGGTCTCCTGGATCGCGAGGAGTTCGCGGAGTTCATCCGGAAGCTGACCGCCGAGTCACTCTGCGCGATCAGCCTCAAGCTGATCATCACGCTGGTCGCCGCCCCTGCGCTGGCGCTGGCGACCAAGAGGGCAACCGAGGGCGTCCCCGGCGTCGGCAAGGTAGTGCACAAGGTGCCCAATGCCATCTATGCCGCCGCCATCACCATGGCTGCCGTGCTCATCCAGAGATCCGCCGAGGGCGTCGAGTAG
- the LOC123041941 gene encoding replication factor C subunit 3, producing the protein MAGTTAAAPMDADAAAVRPATKGKATLSAAAAVKSSPWVEKYRPQSLADVAAHRDIVDTIIEKYTRSTRFALICNHVNKIIPALQSRCTRFRFAPLDGTNVSERLQHVIKSEGLDVDKGGLTALVRLSNGDMRKALNILQSTHMASPQITEEAVYLCTGNPMPKDIEQIASWLLNEPFSTSFKYISDTKMRKGLALIDIIREVTMFVFKINMPSNVRVKLINDLADIEYRLTFACNNKLQLGALISTFTTARAAMVAAAA; encoded by the exons ATGGCCGGAACCACCGCCGCGGCTCCGAtggacgccgacgccgccgccgtgcGGCCGGCCACCAAGGGCAAGGCGAccctctccgccgccgctgccgtcaaaTCTTCGCCATGGGTCGAGAAGTACCGCCCCCAGTCCCTCGCCGACGTCGCCGCCCACCGCGACATCGTGGACACCA TCATTGAGAAGTATACAAGGAGCACAAGGTTTGCACTGATATGCAACCATGTGAACAAAATAATTCCAGCACTACAATCAAGGTGCACTAGGTTTAGATTTGCTCCACTTGATGGCACTAATGTTAGTGAGCGTCTCCAACATGTAATAAAATCTGAGGG ACTTGATGTCGATAAGGGTGGCTTGACAGCCCTCGTGCGGTTAAGTAACGGTGACATGAGGAAGGCTTTGAATATATTGCAG TCAACACACATGGCATCCCCACAAATAACAGAAGAAGCTGTCTACCTTTGCACGGGAAACCCCATGCCTAAAGATATTGAGCAGATAGCGAGTTGGTTACTAAATGAACCATTTTCAACCAGCTTTAAAT ATATATCTGATACGAAGATGAGAAAAGGTCTGGCCTTGATTGATATCATACGAGAGGTCACTAT GTTTGTGTTCAAAATTAATATGCCATCCAATGTACGAGTAAAGTTGATTAATGATTTGGCAGATATTGA GTATCGGCTAACCTTCGCCTGCAACAACAAACTGCAGCTTGGGGCACTGATCTCGACTTTCACGACTGCTCGGGCGGCTATGGTTGCTGCTGCCGCCTAA